The Deltaproteobacteria bacterium genomic sequence GCTGGTAGTCTCGTCGATCTGGGCGCGGATCTGTCGCACACGTCCCTCGAGATCGGCCTTACTGCCGCCGCCGTCAACGATGGTCGTATTGTCTTTGTCGATAGTGATGCGCTTGCAGGTTCCCAAGTCGTTCAGTTTTATGTTCTCGAGTTTGATGCCCAGATCCTCGGAAATCACCTGTCCACCCGTAAGAATGCCAATGTCCTGAAGCATCGCTTTGCGTCGGTCTCCAAAACCCGGAGCCTTCACCGCGGCGCATTTCAGCGTGCCGCGCAACCGGTTCACAACCAACGCGGCCAGGGCCTCGCCTTCCACGTCCTCGGCAACGACCAACAACGGCCTGTTCATTTTGGCGATCTGTTCGAGAACGGGCAACATGTCTTTCAGGTTGCTGATCTTTTTCTCGTTCAACAGGATATAAGGCTCGTCGAGAACGGCTTCCATTTTCTCCGGATCGGTGACGAAATACGGACTCAGATATCCTCTGTCGAACTGCATACCCTCGACGATTTCGAGGGTGGTTTCCATGCTCTTGGCTTCCTCGACCGTGATCACACCTTCCTTGCCGACCTTCTCCATGGCCTCCGCAATGATGTCTCCGATCGTGGAATCATTGTTGGCCGAGATGGTTCCCACTTGGGCGATTTCTTTCTTGTCTCTGGTGGGATTCGACAATTTCTTGAGTTCACTCACGACGACTTCGACGGCGGACTCGATACCTCGCTTCAGCGACATGGGGTTGTGACCCGCCGCCACCATTTTCGAACCTTCCTGGTAGATGCGTTGAGCCAGCAGCGTCGCGGTTGTCGTACCATCTCCAGCCACGTCGGAAGTCTTGGACGCCACCTCTTTCACCATCTGGGCGCCCATGTTTTCGAATTTGTCTTCCAGCTCGATTTCTTTGGCCACGGTAACGCCGTCCTTCGTGATGGTCGGCGAACCCCAGGACTTCTCGAGAATGACGTTGCGACCTCTGGGGCCCAAAGTCACTTTCACGGCGTTCGCCAGGCTGTTGACGCCGGCAAGCATTTTTTCCCTGGCTTTCATATCGTACTTTATATCCTTTGCAGCCATACTATTCCCCCTAACCCAAGATCGCTAGAATATCGTCTTCACGCATGATGAGGTACTCGACTCCGTCCAGCTTCATTTCGCTTCCCGCGTATTTGCCGAACAGAACCTTGTCGCCTTCTTTGACCTGCATCGAAATCCGCTTGCCTTCTTCGGTCAAACGGCCGGGACCCGCGGCGATGACCTTCCCTTCCTGCGGTTTTTCCTTGGCGGTATCAGGAATGATAATTCCACCTGCGGTTGTCTGCTCTTCCTCGATTCGGACGACCAACACTCTGTCGTTAAGCGGTTTGATCTTCATCCACCTTCACCTCCTGATATACGGTTATATCTATTTCCCGAATGGGATTCTATCGCGATTTGCCATGGACGACGGATAGCAAAAAAAGGCAAACTTTTTGCTCAAGGTAAAACAGGTTTTAGCGGTGTCAAGGGGTGAGACGGTCTTTTCGATTTTTTTTCAGAAGCCTTGATTTCAGCGTTCGGTGCGTACATTTCAACTATCCGGGACTTGCTTGGTGATAAGTTCCTTCACCGAAATGTGGGAAAGCTTTTCCACGGACATGCAACGGACGTCGCGCAGAATCTCTTCGAGACGTTTCTCCGCCGGATCATCTATCCTCGAGATATCCAGCGGCTCCCGAACCGCCGTCATCACCTGGGCCAGGGATATGGTTTCCAGATCCCTCGCCGGCTGGAATCTTGGAGGAGAGTCGATCAGTTTCACCACCAGCCTGCTTTTCTCTAGCATACTTAGAGTCGTGTTCACGAGCTCCTGGTCCACGCCCAAGCGCAGCGCGAATTCCCTGGCGGGCCAGGCCGGTTCACCCGCGTAAAACCGTTTGGCCATCAGCAAGTACACCTTCATCACCAGCGCTTCGGCGGATGACTTCTCCCTGCTCCTCAAGTACCGCGGATGAACCTTGCCAAAGCCATGAAAAGCGTACGCGATCTCGGCTCCGAAAAGCAGAATGAGCCAGCTCAAATAGAGCCAGATGAGAAACAGCGGCAAGCTGGCGAAGGAACCGTATATGGCATTGTATTTGGCCACACCGACTTGAAAAGCGATATACAGATTCTGCACGAGCTGCCAGACGATACCTGCTATGAGGCCCCCGGAAATCGCACTGACCACGGGCACGCGTGTGTTGGGAAGAAGCTGATAAATCACGCCGATGGCCAGCCAGGACAAGACGTAAGGCACAATGGACAACGAAAATGTCACCAACGTCGTCAGGTAACGCACGCGCATTAGATATTCCACGAACGCGTTGCTGCTCAGCGAAGCCGTAACCGTCGTGGCAACTAGAAGCAACAGCGGGCACACCGTAACAATGCTGATGTAATCGGTGAACTTCCTGTACAACGGCCGCTGTTCCGCGACGTTCCAGATTTCGTTGAACGCTCGCTCCATGGCGCTGATCATGGCGGTGACCGTGTAGAACAGGAAAACGACGCCTACAATACCAATGGTGCGGGCGTTGGTGTTTTCCACATATTGAAGGATGTTTTCGAGAACCTCGGGCCGGACCCCTGTCACGTGGCTGAAAAGCACCTCGCGCAGCGCCTCCGCCATACCCAATCCTTTCGCCACCGAGAACGAGACCGCGAGCATGGGCACAATCGAAAGCGTGGTGATGTACGTAAGGCCGTAGGCCTTGAATTGAACATGGTCCGCAAAACTCTTATAGATTCCGATATAAATGGCTCGAAGCAAGTTGAGGAACCAGTGTCGGATCCCTTGGAGTACGTTTCCCGCCGGCGCTTCCCTATCGCGAAAAAGAACTTCTTCCAGCTTGTTTCTGAGGGCTGTTCTGTAATCCATGCCGCTCATCCTCAAATCCGCGTTTTCCTTGCCGTCGCCCCTTGAAGGAGGTCCCGTCCCGCGAGGAAAACGCGGAGGACCCTAAGCTGGTGCGTACGGATGAAAGCGCCTTGGCCGGAACCGGCTCGTTTCGCTCACCATTCCGGCCTGCGCCGCCGGACGCATAATCACAATATAAAATAGACTATCAGGTAGCTCCCGGAAGTGCAATTGTCTGCAAGGAATATCCTGAACGGTACACTGAATAAATAAAAAAGGCAGGATTTTCATAGGATCCTGCCCTTTTTATCAATGCCTTTCAGGGTCGGTCAGCGGTTTCTCCTCCTGCGCCCGAATCCGATTACGCCCAGCAAACCGGATCCCAACAGCCAGACGGCGGCTGGGAGGGGAACCACGTGGTAGTTACCCAAAACAAACCCGCTATCCGTGGTGGCGTTTCCCGCCGCCATGTTCAACGACTGCACATGCATGCCCAACTGACCCGAACCAAGCACCATGTCGGAGCTGACTGAAAACGGGGCGTTCAAGAAGTCGCTGATCAAAAAGTTACCCGCTGTTAAAGTCATGTCAAACATGAGGGGAATTCCGTCCTGGATAGGATTCTTGTTTTGTCCGGTACCCGTGTCTTGAGCTTCAAAGAGAAAATTCGGCGTAAAAGTACCGCCACCCACGGTGGAAGCCGGACTCACGACCGCCCACGTCGACGGATCGAAGCCGCTGAACGTCAAGTTGCCGCTATCGAATTTGTTGCCGCTGTTTTCCAGGTTGAAATAAAATTCGCTCGCCTTGGCGTTCGGATGGACACCGGCCATGTCGAATTCCACCGTCCAGGATGCCACGTTCGGCGAGTTGACCTCGTCGACCTCTATGGTCACATTCACCAAGATGTTGTCCGGGTTTTCGGATCTCGGGTCACCGGTCAGCACAGCGCTTATGGTGTAGGCATTGACCGGCCCGCATATCAAAAAGGCTGCGATGGCGGCTATCGCGGCCACGGCGACGGACATCCTTCTCCAGTCGCCCATGAACCGATACATCCGGTTTCTTTTCAAATTGTTCAAGTTAGTTTCCTTCACTTTTCTCATGGCGCCCTCCTGCTGCTATTATCCTACACTTTTCCCAAAGTGCCCCTCTTCAGAAGACAAAAAAGGCCCGGCACCCTCAGGCAACCCGGCCATCTCTTCGAGATCCGCGGCTTTCCGTCCCCGCCTCACGACGGGTTTGGCTTTTTCTGCTTATATGATTACTTGAAGATATAATAGCCGCCCTCGAACTAAAAGTCAACTATATTATTCCAGGCCTCTCTTACTTTCCTGTTTCTTACGAAACACCCTAGAAAACGGCTGCCGACTTCCGGCCGGGCTTCCCTAGTCGCCCGGATCTGAATGTATCGATTATTCCGATCTATTCTCTGTTTTCTCATCGATATTTCCAATTTTATTTTTTCCCCTTTAGTGAATAGATTGCTATATAAATTTGATTGAAGGGAACGACCATGGAGATTCTGGACTGCAAAGGGCTGGCCTGTCCCAGTCCCGTCCTCAGAACCAAAGAACTGATCGAATCGCGGACCGTCGAGGCCGTACAAATCCTGGTGGACAACGAAGCGGCAAGCCAAAACGTGTCCCGCTTTCTCCAATCCCGGGGATTTCAACCCGATGTGACCAGCGACGCGGGAGTGTTCACCATAACCGGCAATCGTGCGGAAAGCGCTCCAGCATCCAAGGAGTGCGAGGTCATGTCCGACCGGCAATTGGGCCTCGACCAGGCCCGGACCATGGTCATGATCGCCACGGACCGTATCGGGTATGGAGACGACACCCTGGGCAAGAAACTGATGGTCAACTTCCTCTCCACGCTTAAGGAAATGGAAGGACTGTGGCGGTTGGTATTCGTAAACAACGGTGTCAAACTCACGGTGGCAGGCGCCGAAACCGTGCCGGCCATCCAGGAACTGGAATCCTCCGGAGTGAGTGTGCTCGTTTGCGGCACCTGCCTGACCTTTTTCGATCTCCTGGACAAGAAAAAGGTGGGCGAGACCACCAACATGCTCGATATTGTCACATCTATGCAGGTGGCGAGCAAGGTTATCAATCTTTAATTGTGGTGACTGACTTGGGAGATCCTTCCAAAAGGCTGACAACGCGCGTCAAAGCCGCCGGTTGAGCGTCCAAAATTCCTCCAGGGGATCTGGAGGCCATTTTGGCCGATCTGCCCGCGGACACGGATCCTNNNNNCTAACCTGATCGTAGGCCGGGGAACGTCCGACGATGCCGGTGTATACAAAATCTCCGAGACCGTAGCTCTTATTCAAACGGTGGATTTCTTTACCCCTATTGTGGACGATCCATACGACTTCGGCCGCATCGCCGCAGCCAACGCGTTGAGCGACGTATACGCCATGGGCGGACGTCCTATCACCGCGATGAACATCGTATGCTTCCCCATCAACGAACTGGACAAAAGCATACTGAAGGAGATCCTGAGAGGTGGCTCGGATGTGGTTCGGCGGTCCGGAGCCGCTCTGGTCGGAGGACACAGTGTCGAGGATCCGGAGATCAAGTACGGGCTTTCCGTTACGGGTGTGGTGCACCCCGATGAGGTGCGGACCAACGCCGGAGCACGGCCGGGCGACGATTTGATTCTCACCAAACCCATCGGCACAGGCATCATCGCCACAGCCATCAAGGCCGGCATGGCCCCTCCCGACCTCGAAAAAAAGATCATCGAAATCATGGCCGCCCTCAACAGAGAAGCCGCGGAAATCATGTCCCGGTTCCCCGTAAACGCCTGCACGGACATTACGGGTTTTGGCCTGCTGGGACACGCGTTGGAAGTGGCCCGGGCCAGCCACGCGGAAATGCACCTTTACGCCCGCAACGTACCCCTGATCGAAGAAGCCGTCGAGTTTGCAGGCTTGGGCCTCGTGCCCGTGGGTACGCACAAGAACAGAAACTTCTGCCGGAAGGCCCTGCAGATTTCCGACACCGTGGACCCGGTACTGCTCGACATTCTGGCCGACGCTCAGACGTCCGGCGGCCTGCTCATTTCAAGTCCTGACGGTGACGCCCTTTTGAAGGCCCTCCATGAAGGGGGCCTGTCCGACGCAAGGCTGATAGGAAAGGTATCGGCGAGACACGACAGCGGATTTTTGAAGGTCACTTAACCTGAAACTCGGGCCGGACAGCCTTACGTCCGAAGGAAGCCCTCCCGGCTCCATCCGACAGACCGCGCAAAGACTCCCGGCTATACGGTGAACACCGGTCACCGGTATTCGAGGATGCTTTCCGTCAATCGTTCCGCTCGGGAACGGACCACCGGGTCCGGGTCCATCTCTCCGAGTTTGCGGATCTCACGATGAACGTGGGCGTCCTTGATGCCTCCTTTGAGTGTGGTAGTGTTCAATTGGTCGATGCATTCAAGTACGCGAAGACGCGTGTCCGATGGAATTCCCTTGGCCGAGGCCAGATGCACGCTCTTTTCCAGGCTGGATAGAAATACCCATAGGTAGCCGTCCCGCCGCTCGGCATAGTCGTAAAGCAGCCCCCCACCCGTCCCCTCTTTCTCTACCTTCACACGGATGATTCGATCCTGTTCCAGACGCATCGCGCGAGCCGACAACACGGTTCTGAGCAGTTCGACGGCGAGTACTCCCTCGGATGCCTCCTCTTTCTTCAAAGTCACGTTCGAGAAATAGGCTTCGATGGACTCGAGCCGGCGTCGCGTTCCTTCTGAAAACGGCTCGGCCGATATTCCCGATTCTTCGTCAGCGAATACGCTCGAAAGTTGCAGCAATGTGTTCCATAGGATCGGATTGGCGTATGGCCCTAAATCCCGGCCGTAGCCGACAACGGACGCCACCCGTTTCAGCGCCGCCTCGATATTTCCTTCAAACGCGATCTCTCGAGCATCGAGCGCCTCGATTCGAAACAGCCTCTCCCAGGTTCTCTCGACATCCGTTTGGCCGGCAAGGGTTTTCACGAAATCCTGTGCGGCGCCTTCCACGCTCGGGAACTGCTTTCCCAACAGGTCCGAGCCGCTTTGCTCATTCATGGCTTCCAGTTCGAATGACGTATGCGCCGGATCCCACCTTTGGAAGACAAAAAGTGTTTTCCCGCTTCGGATCGTCACGGCTAAAACAGCCACAGGCCCTTCAATAGAGTCCGCTCTCCTTGACAGCAGTACATAGGTGCCTGGTTCAAGAATCCCCATTGTGCAGGTTTCGCACCCGATGCGCCCCAGAGGCCGATACCCCGCGCGCACGTCTATTTGCACGTCCGTCCCGCTGCAGCGGGATGCCAACACGCAAAGGAGACCCGCGTCCGCCGGTGCGGCTTTTCGCAGGCCGTTCAGGACCGCAGCGCCGTTTCTTCCGGACAGATCCGCTACCGAGGATCTTATGGAGCCGCCCCCGGGGCCGGACGTGCAACCGAGGAATCCAACCAACATCGCCGTCAGGACGATCGATACACACGACCGTCCTGCACTCGATCTCCGTGAATACGACATCGGTCTCAGATATCCGGACAAAGACTTCTTTCTCTCGAATATGTAGCCGGCGCCGAAACGCAGGGTCCGGCGTAGGAACTCAGGGGTCTGTAGCACGGTAATCACGATCTGTTGGGGAAGCTCCGGCGACGCCACGAAAAGCAGCACGACGCTTCACGCATGTGATCGACTTCTTAAGGGTCCGGCATCTTCCAACAATGTAGTTGGGTGTCCTTTTTAATGACTTATTTTACGCCTTTCTCGTACTTCTGGAATCTTCTCTCGACCGTGGCCAGATCCTTCCGGCCCGGATATTGATTCAGACGTTCTTCCAATTTGGCAATCCGCTGGTCCAGGGGAGGATGGGTCGAAAACCAGGAGCCTTTTTTCTCGGATCGGCTCTGCACCTCTTCCAATGCCTTCAACACTTCGATCATGCCCATGGGATCGTAACCGGTACGATAGGCGGTTTCCATACCCGCTTGATCGGCTTCGAATTCCATCGCCTTGTCCAATCCCTTGTCAAAGAGTACAGTCTGCAGGTCGCCGATCATGCTCTCGAATTGCTTGCCTTTCTCCCCTTTCATGTTGGCGGCCGTTATTTTTCCGATTCCCTCGAAAAAACGCGCGCGCCGAATGGACTGCAGCGCATGTTTGTGCGCTACGTGTCCAACCTCGTGAGCCAGCACACACGCCAGTTGGGCCTCGTTGTCCAGCAGCTTCACCAAACCTTCGCTGACGAATATGATTCCGCCCGGACAGCTGAACGCGTTCAAAATATCGCTCTGCACCACGACAAACCGGTACGGAATCGTAGGTCTTGTGGAATTCCTGGCAACGGCCATGCCGACGAGATTCACGTATTTCTGTAGCGCTGCATTGTTCACCGGCAGACCGTATCGATGAAACCCTTCCAAGGCCAGACTTTCGCCAATGGTTCTTTCAGATTCAAAGTCAATTTCCGTGGCGCCGGAGAGAAGAGTGGTGACTCCCTCGAAAATCTTTCGCTCTTTCGAGTCTTCCTTTCCCAGGAAGTCCAAAAGTCCCGCCATTCGAATCTCTTCGGCTGCGGATTCCGTTTGCTGCGACGGCGTATCGACCGATTCCGTTTGGCGCGCGTCTTCGCATGCCACCATGTTGGCCGCTACCAGGGTCGCAGCCAGGACCAAACCAACCATGCTCAAGATCAACATCTTCGATTTCATGATAGCTTCCTCACGGTTCACTCAGCATATTCGCCGATTTTGCCTTCTCTGAGAAAGGCAAACAGTTCATCTTCCGTCACGTTTATCGAAAGGACGCGATCCAACGCCTCTTTGTACTTGGCCGGCGTACCCTGGTTCTCGGCATAGGTCGCCGACTCTTTGGACAAGCCCCTGATGCTTCGAGCCGTATCGGCCTCGTCGGCTTGGATGCTGCTCCCCGAGAGCGCGGAGAAAAGCTGAGTCCCTTCGCCCTCCACTTCCTTTTGGGGAGGGGAATCCGAAAGGCGGCCTCTGTACATCCAGCCCTCCCGTCCGTCCGAGGTCCGAATCTTGTACCAACTTCCCTCTTCCGATACCAGTTTCACCTCGTCACCAACAGCAAGGGTGGCGATGGTCTCCGAAGAGGCCTTTTTGTCGGCTTTGAGCTTGGCGGCCTGGGAAGTCACCCAAAGCGTACTCTGGGCCAGGGCCAAGGCGCCTGCGAACATCAGACTCGTGATGAGCAGCCATAGAAACCTCTGAACTCTCATGAATCATCTCCCTCTGTTATCTTGGAACATTAGCGCATGTACGAACATGTTCGCCCTCCGCTCCGAGACCTAAAAGTAATCCCCCACCAGGACGAACGCTCCCCAGTAACCCGGATGCGGATAGCGGTTTTTCACGTGAAGTATGGCCCGTCTCAGGCTTTCGGATTTGCTTCTGAGACTGTATTCGCGATAGAACTTTTTAACCAGCATGGCGGTGGAAACATCGCTCACCCGCCACAGGCTGGATATGATCGCGTGCGTGCCCGCATACAGAAACGCACGGTTCATGCCGATTACATCATCGCCGCTCGTTAGTTTTCCCAGGCCGGTCTGACAGGCGCTAAGCACGACGAGATCTGCGTTAATCCGAAGGCCAAACACTTCGGCCGCCTCGAGATTCCCGTCCGATTGAGCGTCCCTCGCCAGCAGCACGGCTGAAAACAGCGGGTTAATGGGGTCGAATTCACCATGGGAAGCCAGATGGATAATGCCGAACTCCCCGATATGTTCGATTATCCAGCTTTCCGTGGCCCTGTCGCCGGTGAGCGTTGTAACATTGGGAAAATTCCAGCCGATGCTGGTGACTTCACGCTCGGCGAAGGGAAGCTCCAGGGCCGGATTGTGCAAGTCCGGATTTCCGATGGCCAGAACCCGAACGTTCTTGTCCCCTCTCCTCCGCTCGAGTGTATACTTTAGCACACTTGCGCTCGGCAGGTAAAACAGCGGATACCGGTCGGCCAGGTACGCTTCCCCATCCTGGAGCGTGGCAAAGGAAAGATAGTGTAACGGCCCGTGGGGAACGATGCCCACCAGTTGGCCGCTTTTCAGACGGGAAATCACCGGCGAAAAGAGGTTCGCATATAAGCCTCGGGACTCGGTTTCGAGTGGTTCCAGATTCTGAAGCCTCCGCCGGTAGTTCACGATGGAAGCGGCAAGGAACTCCCGTCCCACGGGCACTCGAAACAGGTCCAGCGAATCCGCTTTCATGATCCAGCAGAATGTTTCCACCGCCGTGACGTAATAGGCTAGAAGCGCCACGTCGGGGGCCAGCAACTCCTGCACTCCTTTCGAGGAGAGGGGATTTACCGAAACCAGCGAGGCCAGTTCCGGATTAGAAGCCTCGATGTCCAGCATGATGTCCCGATACTCGTCGTTGAGCTGCTGAAGCGTCCGCTGATAGATGGCTCGTTCGGCCTCGTCGGCGGACTGGGCCGCCAGAGCCTCCTGCTCCCGTATTCCCGCCCTGACCGTCGTCAACTTTTGGTATAGCTGCTGATCCAGTTGGCCTCGCAAGGTCAACTGCTGGTTTCCCAGAAGATCGATGAGACCGCGGGCACGGGATCGCTCCCCCACGTCGAACGCTTCCTCGACGTGGCCGAGATCGCAAAGCAGGGTAACCAAGGCTTCGTACACCACCAGCTTATTGTTAATGAACCCGTCTTTAAGCTGATCCAGCTTGATTTCCGCACGCATGCCTTCAACGATATCGGCGGCTCGAGTCAGCAGCTCACGGGCCTCCTGTTTGCGACCTTCATCGAGTCGTATCAGAGCGATCCCATACAAAGCACGCCATTCCGTTTCCCGCAAAGCCATGGAACGGGAAGCTTCCAGAGCCTTTTCGAAAGCCGAGAGGGCTTCTTTGCTTCGCTTTAACGCGCTGAGAGCCTCGCCCAGAGCCAAGAGAATCTTGGCCTCGTTTATTCGGTTTCCGATACTCGAAGCTTCCGCGAGAGCATCCTCGAGATAGGGAACGGCCTTCTCCGGCTGTCCCATGCGCAGGTAGGTGAGGCCCGTGTTGCGCAGGTCATACGCAATAGCCCATCGGGACTTGAGTTTCCGATCCATGGCCAAGGCCTGATCCAGGCTCGCAAGTGCGTCCTCGAACCTGCCCATCTCACGATACACCATCCCCTTATTGTTCAAAATGGTGGCGATTTCATCCTTCCTGACCCTCAGCTTCTGCGCCGAAGTCATGGCTTGCTCCAATTGGCGCAGGGCCCTTTGGGGATCCCCAAGGGTCCACCAGATGAGCCCCGAGGTGTTCAAGGCGAGCACTTCCTCGAGAGGCCAACCGTTTTGCCGGGCCCAGTCAAGCACCTGGCGCTGAAGCTTGAAAGCTTCCTGGTATCTGGCCTGGTACCAGGCGTTGTTCGCTTGTTCGATAACAACACCGGCCTTCAGGCGCAGCAGAGACGCATCGTTACCTGCCAGATCCAGGGATTGGGAGTAGTTTCGTTCCGCCTCAACGAAATCGCCCAGCAGCCGGCAGCAGCGTCCGAGGTCCAGGAGCGCCTGCGCCATTCCGTGTTTTGATCCGAGTTCCTTGTAGATACCCAAGGCCCGTTCATAATTCTGCCGGGCCAGAGCGTATTGGCTGAGCCTGAGGTCGTAGATGCGGCCGATGCTCTCATATTGACGGGCCAGCAGCTCCTTCTTGTCCAGCGCCTTGCTGAGGGAAGCGGCATCCTGGAATTTCACCAGGGCGCGATCGTATTCCGTAGCGTTCTCGAGAACCACGCCAAGATCGGATAGGGCCCGAACCTGTTCCGGTCTGAGTTCGAGATTGGACATGATCTCGAGGGCGTCTTCCAAGGCGGGAACGGCTTCTGCGTATCGTTCCGCACGGGCCAGCACGAGACCCCACTTCAGCAGGGCTTCAGCGTGGCTTTCCGAGTCCGGTTGGCTGCCGGCTATGATGTCCACTAATGCCTTCGCGTAAGACGCCGCCTCGTCCAACCGATCGGCAAGGAATGCGGATTCGCGCGCGTAGCGGTACAGGTCCGGAAGGTGGCGCTTTAGAGACTCCGTTTCCCCGGCAACGCTCAACGCGTTTTCCAAAAGAGAAAGGGCTTTCAGATACTCTCCGGATTTGAACGCACCCACTCCCCGGTCCACGTAACCCACGAACTGCTGCCTGCCCAGTTCCAAAGCGGCTTCCGGGGAAAGGCCCCAGTATCCGACAAGATGCCAATCTTCCGTCGCCCCCTCGGACCGGACAGCCCGAATCGCGTCCAATGCGGACGTATCCGCGTAGAGTCGGAAAAACGGTTCGAGGAAAGCCGATTTCTCCTGCGGACGCGTCGGCAGCAACAGCGTTGGACATCCCATGAGCGAAAACAGCTGACCCAACTCGTACGCATATTCCAGGGAAGCTTTGGGGAGAACCGCCATGGAGATTCCCGGCAGTCGGCCGAACAGCCGGTCTAGCGGCAGGTTGCGGCCCTGACTCAATTCAATGGCAGGCTTCCTTTGAGCGCTTTCCCCGGGTCTGGTGGGTACGGAAATGGCCGAATATACGTTCGTATTGACCAGGAGACTGTGGGCCCCGGAAACCGAAGCGAAAATGTCGCTTTCCACCGCATCCTCAGGCAGACTCGTTACCTTGAACGGCCCCGGGAGGGCATATACGCCGGGGAATTCGAGCACTTTCCGTTTGAACGGCTTCCGGTTCCGAGCCGAACGAACCAGATGAGTGCCGCTGAGAGCCAGGGGGCCCTGAACGTCAAACGGAAGTCTCGACGGTTCCTCGAATGCCCGAACCTCAACCCCGGATTCCGATCGTTTCAGAGTTTCCCGGCGAACCGGATGTTCGACGCGGATCTCGTCGGGTGTCAGAACGAACGCCGCCCATTGCGGCTTTGGATCGGACAGTGCGAAAAACCGCATACACAGGCCGTCGGCCGGCAGCGATTCCATCACATCGATAGCTTCCACCGGCTCGGGAACAAAAATCCCCACAACGCCGGCAGGCTCCTCGATAGAGCGGGAGAGAGCGGCATCTTCGACCTCGCTCCCGTATCTTCGAACGAGATCGAGGTATTTCGTCAGGTGGGGTCCGTTCTTTTCCGCCTCTCCGTCCCGGACCGCGTTTCTCGCCTCCTCCTCGGCATCGAGCGCCAGCCCCAGGAGGATCAGCAACCGATCCTGGTCG encodes the following:
- the groL gene encoding chaperonin GroEL (60 kDa chaperone family; promotes refolding of misfolded polypeptides especially under stressful conditions; forms two stacked rings of heptamers to form a barrel-shaped 14mer; ends can be capped by GroES; misfolded proteins enter the barrel where they are refolded when GroES binds), coding for MAAKDIKYDMKAREKMLAGVNSLANAVKVTLGPRGRNVILEKSWGSPTITKDGVTVAKEIELEDKFENMGAQMVKEVASKTSDVAGDGTTTATLLAQRIYQEGSKMVAAGHNPMSLKRGIESAVEVVVSELKKLSNPTRDKKEIAQVGTISANNDSTIGDIIAEAMEKVGKEGVITVEEAKSMETTLEIVEGMQFDRGYLSPYFVTDPEKMEAVLDEPYILLNEKKISNLKDMLPVLEQIAKMNRPLLVVAEDVEGEALAALVVNRLRGTLKCAAVKAPGFGDRRKAMLQDIGILTGGQVISEDLGIKLENIKLNDLGTCKRITIDKDNTTIVDGGGSKADLEGRVRQIRAQIDETTSDYDREKLQERLAKLVGGVAVINVGAATETEMKEKKARVEDALNATRAAVEEGIVPGGGVALLRCETALEAHKLEGEEKLGVLIVKRALEEPARQLAENAGFEGSVVIQKIKEGKGAYGFNADSGEYEDLMKAGIIDPTKVTRFALQNAASVAALLLTTQAMVAEKPKKKEAKGGGAGMPPDMGDMY
- the groES gene encoding co-chaperone GroES, which gives rise to MKIKPLNDRVLVVRIEEEQTTAGGIIIPDTAKEKPQEGKVIAAGPGRLTEEGKRISMQVKEGDKVLFGKYAGSEMKLDGVEYLIMREDDILAILG
- a CDS encoding YihY family inner membrane protein codes for the protein MDYRTALRNKLEEVLFRDREAPAGNVLQGIRHWFLNLLRAIYIGIYKSFADHVQFKAYGLTYITTLSIVPMLAVSFSVAKGLGMAEALREVLFSHVTGVRPEVLENILQYVENTNARTIGIVGVVFLFYTVTAMISAMERAFNEIWNVAEQRPLYRKFTDYISIVTVCPLLLLVATTVTASLSSNAFVEYLMRVRYLTTLVTFSLSIVPYVLSWLAIGVIYQLLPNTRVPVVSAISGGLIAGIVWQLVQNLYIAFQVGVAKYNAIYGSFASLPLFLIWLYLSWLILLFGAEIAYAFHGFGKVHPRYLRSREKSSAEALVMKVYLLMAKRFYAGEPAWPAREFALRLGVDQELVNTTLSMLEKSRLVVKLIDSPPRFQPARDLETISLAQVMTAVREPLDISRIDDPAEKRLEEILRDVRCMSVEKLSHISVKELITKQVPDS
- the yedF gene encoding sulfurtransferase-like selenium metabolism protein YedF, giving the protein MEILDCKGLACPSPVLRTKELIESRTVEAVQILVDNEAASQNVSRFLQSRGFQPDVTSDAGVFTITGNRAESAPASKECEVMSDRQLGLDQARTMVMIATDRIGYGDDTLGKKLMVNFLSTLKEMEGLWRLVFVNNGVKLTVAGAETVPAIQELESSGVSVLVCGTCLTFFDLLDKKKVGETTNMLDIVTSMQVASKVINL
- a CDS encoding M48 family metalloprotease, giving the protein MAGLLDFLGKEDSKERKIFEGVTTLLSGATEIDFESERTIGESLALEGFHRYGLPVNNAALQKYVNLVGMAVARNSTRPTIPYRFVVVQSDILNAFSCPGGIIFVSEGLVKLLDNEAQLACVLAHEVGHVAHKHALQSIRRARFFEGIGKITAANMKGEKGKQFESMIGDLQTVLFDKGLDKAMEFEADQAGMETAYRTGYDPMGMIEVLKALEEVQSRSEKKGSWFSTHPPLDQRIAKLEERLNQYPGRKDLATVERRFQKYEKGVK
- a CDS encoding SH3 domain-containing protein, translating into MRVQRFLWLLITSLMFAGALALAQSTLWVTSQAAKLKADKKASSETIATLAVGDEVKLVSEEGSWYKIRTSDGREGWMYRGRLSDSPPQKEVEGEGTQLFSALSGSSIQADEADTARSIRGLSKESATYAENQGTPAKYKEALDRVLSINVTEDELFAFLREGKIGEYAE